The Streptomyces sp. JB150 genomic interval GCAGGCGCAGCGACCGCCTCCCTCGCCCTCGCTCTGTCCGCCTGCGGCGGCACCTCCACGGAGAGCGGCTCGTCCTCCGACAGCGACAAGGGCCTCGCCATCGCCTACGACGTCGGCGGCAAGGGCGACCAGTCCTTCAACGACGCCGCGTACGCGGGCCTGGAGCAGGCGAAGAAGGAGTTCAAGTACGAGACGGCCGACATCGAGCCCACCGAGGGCGAGACGGACGCCGACAAGCAGCAGCGCCTGGAGTCCCTGGCCAAGCAGGGCTACAACCCGGTCGTGGGTGTCGGCTACGCGTACGCCGCCGCCGTCAAGGGCGCCGCCGAGAAGTACCCGGACACCACCTTCGGCATCGTGGACGACTCCACGGTCCAGGCGAAGAACGTCGCCGACCTGGTTTTCTCCGAGGAGCAGGCCTCGTACCTGGCCGGCGTCGCCGCCGCCAAGTCCACCAAGTCCAAGGTCGTGGGCTTCGTCGGCGGTGTCGACATCCCGCTGATCCACAAGTTCCAGGCGGGCTTCGAGCAGGGCGTCAAGGACACCGACCCGAAGGTCAAGGTCCTCTCCCAGTACCTGACCCAGACGGCCGAGGAGGGTGGCTTCTCCAGCCCGGACAAGGGCAAGACGGCCGCCGAGGGCCAGATCGAGAAGAAGGCCGACGTCGTCTACGCGGCCGCCGGCCTGTCCGGCCAGGGCGTGATCGAGGCCGCCGCCGCCAACAAGGTGTGGGCGATCGGTGTCGACTCCGACCAGTACAAGCAGGAAGCCCTCGCCAAGTACAAGGACTCGATCCTCACCTCGGCGATGAAGGACGTCGCCAAGGCGGTCTACAACCTGGCGAAGTCGGTCGAGGACGGTAAGCCGCAGACCGGTATCGTTCGTGGCGATCTGAAGTCCGGCGAGGTGAGCCTGTCGAACTCCAACCCGAAGTTCGCCGGTGACGCCGAGGTCCAGGAAGCCGTCGAGACCGCCAAGGAGAAGATCGTCAGCGGCGAGATCAAGGTCAAGAGCAGCTGATCATCCGCTACACCCTGAGCAGCGTGTAACCACGGGGTCGCGCCCGCTCGACGGGGTACGGGGACCTGCTCCCCGTACCCCGTTGTCGCGGTGCGCCGGTCCCCTTGTATGCCGTAGGGGCGCTACGCGCGTAGACGACCCCCGTCCCCAGGAGAGTGCGCCATCAACGCGTCCAGCAGCCCTCCGGCCGGAGCGGCGGTCAACGGTCAGGCGACCGCCGTCGAACTCGCCGGGATCACCAAGCGATTCCCCGGTGTCGTGGCCAACCACGACATCCACCTCACCGTCCGCAAGGGCACCGTCCACGCCCTCGTCGGCGAGAACGGCGCCGGCAAATCGACCCTGATGAAGATCCTCTACGGCATGCAGAAGCCGGACGAGGGCACCATCGCGATCGACGGCGAGCAGGTCTCCTTCTCGTCCCCGGCCGACGCCATCGCCCGCGGCATCGGCATGGTCCACCAGCACTTCATGCTGGCCGACAACCTGACCGTGCTGGAGAACGTGGTGCTGGGCAGCGAGAAGCTGTACGGCATCGGCGGCAAGGCCCGGCGCAAGATCAAGGAGATCTCCGAGCGCTACGGCCTCGACGTCAAGCCCGACCTGCTGGTCGAGGAACTCGGCGTCGCCGCCCGCCAGCGCGTGGAGATCCTCAAGGTCCTCTACCGCGGCGCCCGCACGCTGATCCTGGACGAGCCGACCGCCGTGCTCGTGCCGCAGGAGGTCGACGCGCTCTTCGCCAACCTGCGCGAGCTGAAGGCCGAGGGCCTGTCGGTCATCTTCATCTCCCACAAGCTGGGCGAGGTCCTGTCGGTCGCCGACGACATCACCGTCATCCGCCGCGGCACGACCGTCGGCACGGCCGTCCCCTCCGAGATCACCCCGCGCCAGCTCGCCGAGATGATGGTCGGCAGCGAGCTGCCCACGCCCGAGACCGCCGAGTCCACGGTCACCGACCGCCCGGTGCTCACCGTCGACAAGCTGCGTCTCGCGGCCCCCGGCGGCAAGGCGATCCTCGACGACATCTCCTTCACCATCCACGCGGGCGAGGTCCTGGGCATCGCCGGCGTCGAGGGCAACGGCCAGACCGAGCTGGTCGACGCCCTGATCGGCCTGCGGCACGCCGACTCCGGCACCATCACCCTGGAGGGTGAGGAGATCACCGCCTGGGCCACCCGCAAGCGCCGCGAGCAGGGCATCGGCTACATCCCCGAGGACCGCCACCGCCACGGCCTGCTCCTGGAGGCCCCCCTCTGGGAGAACCGCATCCTCGGCCACGTCACCGAGCGGCCCAACGCCAAGGGCGTCTGGCTGGACCCGAAGGCGGCCCAGGACGACACCCGCCGCATCGTGACGGAGTACGACGTCCGCACCCCCGGCATCGACGTCACCGCGGCCTCCCTCTCCGGCGGCAACCAGCAGAAGCTGATCGTCGGCCGTGAGATGAGCCACCACCCCAAGTTCCTGATCGCCGCCCACCCCACCCGCGGTGTGGACGTCGGCGCGCAGGCCGCCATCTGGGACCACATCCGCGAGGCCCGCCGCGAAGGCCTGGCCGTGCTGCTGATCTCCGCCGACCTCGACGAGCTGATCGGCCTGTCCGACACCCTCCGGGTGATCTACAACGGCAGGCTCGTCGCGGACGCCGACCCGGCCACCATCACCCCCGAGGAGCTGGGCTCGGCGATGACCGGCGCCGCCACCGGCCACCTGGAACACGAAGAGACCCCCGAGACTCCCGGCCTTCGCACGTCCGGCGAGTCTCCGGAAGACGAGGCCCGCTGATGAAGAAGTTCGACAAGGAGCGCGTGCTCCTCGCGGTGGCCGGGCCGGTCATCGCGCTCGCCGTGGCCTTCGCGCTCAGCGCCATCGTGCTGATCGCCTCCGGCAAGAACCCGGTCGAGCCGTTCGCCGTGATGTTCGAGCAGGCCACGTTCTCCGACATCCAGGTCCGCATCCTGAACCAGGCCACGCTGTACTACATCGCGGCCCTCGCGGTGGCCATCGGCTTCCGGATGAACCTGTTCAACATCGGTGTCGACGGCCAGTACCAGCTCGCCGCCATGATGGCCGCCATCGTCGGCGCCCACGCCAACCTGCCGGCCGCCCTCCAGGTGCCGCTGCTGCTGCTGACCGCGCTGCTCACCGGCGCCTTCTGGTCCGGCATCGCCGGTGTCCTGAAGGTCACCCGGGGCGTCAGCGAGGTGGTCGCGACGATCATGCTCAACGCGATCGCCACCTCCGTCATCGCCTACCTGTGGCTGCCGGACGTCTTCGGCGTCAAGGTCGGCAACAACAACACCACCGGCGAGATGCACTCCTCCGGCTGGATCCCCGGCATCGACCTGGGCAAGTCCGGCGAGATCTACGGCCTGGTCGTCCTCGCCGTGCTGCTCGGCATCGGCTACTGGGTCGTCCTCAACCGCACCCGCTTCGGCTTCGACCTGCGCGCCTCCGGCGCCTCCGAGACCGCGGCCGCGGCCAGCGGCGTCGACCCCAAGCGCATGGTCCTGACCGCCATGCTCATCTCCGGCGCCATCGCCGGCCTCGCGGGCCTGCCCATCCTGATGGGCGACACCCACACCTACAGCCTGAACTTCCCCACCGGCATCGGCTTCCTCGGCATCGGCATCGCCCTGCTCGGCCGCAACAGCCCCGTCGGCATCGCCTTCGCCGCCCTGCTGTGGGCCTGGCTCGACAAGGCCTCGCCCGAGCTGGACTTCCACGGCTACGACAAGGAGATCGCGGTCATCATGCAGGGCCTGATCGTCCTCTCGGTCGTCGTCTCCTACGAGGCCGTCCGCGAGTGGGGCCTGCGCCGCCAGCAGCGCCGGGTCGGCGCGGAGCTGGCCGCCGGTCACGTCCTCGGCGCCGACAACAACACGAAGGAGGCGGCAGGCCGATGACCACCGCGACCGACGTCAACCAGCCCACCCTCCAGCCCACGGCGCCGGCCGGCCGCCGGATGTCGTGGCCCGTGCTGCTGCTGGTCATCGCCGGAGCCCTGGCGCTGACCTCGCTGGTGCGCATCATCACCGGCGCCGACGGCATCACCAACGTCAGCCAGATGTCCACCGCGCTCCAGCTCGCCGTGCCGATCGGCCTCGCCGGCCTCGGCGGCCTGTGGGCCGAGCGCGCGGGCGTCGTCAACATCGGCCTCGAGGGCATGATGATCCTCGGCACCTGGTTCGGTGCCTGGGCGGGCTTCCAGTGGGGCCCGTGGACCGGTGTCCTCGTCGGCATCATCGGCGGCTGCCTCGGCGGCCTGCTGCACGCCTTCGTCACCGTCACCTTCAACGTCAACCACATCGTCTCCGGTGTGGCGATCAACATCCTCGCCCTCGGCGCCACCCGCTACCTGGCCCCGCTCGCCTTCGTCGGCCACCAGGGCGGCTCCGCCAAGCAGTCCCCGGCGGTCGAGCCGCTCGGCCACTTCACCGTGCCGGGCCTGTCCGACGCCCTGCGGGACCTCAACGACAAGGGCTGGTTCCTGATCTCCGACATCGCCGGCCTGCTGGGCGGCCTGGTCACCAACGTGTCCTGGCTGACCCTGATCGCCGTCGCCCTGGTCCCCGCCACCTGGTGGATCCTGTGGCGCACCGCGTTCGGCCTGCGGCTGCGCTCCTGCGGCGAGAACCCGGTCGCGGCCGAGTCCCTCGGCGTGAACGTCCACAAGTACAAGTACCTCGCCGTGATCATCTCCGGCGGCCTGGCCGGCCTCGGCGGCGCCTTCCTGTCCATCGTGGCCAACCCCTTCTACCTGGAGGGCCAGGTCTCCGGCCGCGGCTTCATCGGCCTCGCGGCGATGATCTTCGGCAACTGGATGCCGGGCGGCCTCGCCCTCGGTGCCGGACTGTTCGGCTACACCGACAGCCTCAACCTGCGCGGCGGCTCCGAGAACGTCCACGCCCTGCTGCTGCTCGGCGCCATCCTGCTGCTCGTCGGCGCGATCTGGCTGGCGATCCGCAAGAAGTACGTGCACGCCGTGATCACCCTGGTGGTCGGCGCCCTCGTCTTCGCCTGGTACGCCGGCACCAACGAGGTCCCCAACCAGGTCGTCTCCGCCACGCCGTACGTCATCACGCTGGTCGTCCTCGCCCTGTCGGCGCAGCGCCTGCGGATGCCGAAGGCGGACGGACTGCCGTACCGGAAGGGGCAGGGCAAGTGACCGTCGACTGGGACGCCCTGCGGGAGCTGGCGCGGGAGGCCATGTCCCACGCCTACGCCCCCTACTCGGGCTACCCGGTCGGCGTCGCCGCCCTCGTCGACGACGGCCGCACGGTCTCCGGCTGCAACGTGGAGAACGCCTCCTACGGCCTCGGCCTGTGCGCCGAGTGCGGCCTGGTCTCCGAGCTGCAGCGCACCGGCGGCGGCCGGCTGACCCACTTCACCTGCGTCGACGGCAAGGGCGACATCCTCGTCCCGTGCGGCCGGTGCCGGCAGCTGCTGTACGAGTTCGGCGGCCCCGACCTCCTGCTGGAGACCCCGGAGGGAATCCTCCGCCTCTCCCAGATGCTGCCCCAGGCCTTCGGCCCGGACCATCTCACCAAGTAACTCCCCGCCGCGGCCCCTCTGACCCGACACCCGATCAGAGGGGCCGCGCACTTCCCGGACACGTCCCGGACCATCGGAAGGAAAGCCAGGCATGGACGTCATCTCCGTCATCCGCACCAAGCGGGACCGCGGTGAACTCAGCGACGAGCAGATCGACTGGGTCATCGACGCGTACACCCGCGGGGAGGTCGCCGACGAGCAGATGTCCGCGCTCGCCATGGCGATCCTGCTCAACGGCATGAACCGCCGGGAGATCGCCCGCTGGACCGCCGCGATGATCGCCTCCGGCGAGCGCATGGACTTCTCGTCCCTGTCCCGCCCGACCGCCGACAAGCACTCCACGGGCGGCGTCGGCGACAAGATCACCCTGCCGCTGGCCCCCCTGGTCGCGGCCTGCGGCGCGGCCGTCCCGCAGCTCTCCGGCCGCGGTCTCGGCCACACCGGCGGCACCCTCGACAAGCTGGAGTCGATCCCCGGCTGGCGCGCGCTGCTCTCCAACGAGGAGATGCTGTCGGTCCTGGACAGCACCGGCGCGGTGATCTGCGCGGCGGGCGACGGCCTCGCCCCCGCGGACAAGAAGCTGTACGCGCTCCGCGACGTCACCGGCACGGTCGAGGCGATCCCGCTCATCGCCTCCTCGATCATGTCGAAGAAGATCGCCGAGGGCACGGGCTCCCTGGTCCTGGACGTGAAGGTCGGCTCCGGCGCCTTCATGAAGACGATCGAGGACGCGCGCGAGCTGGCCTCCACGATGGTCGGCCTCGGCACGGACCACGGCGTGAAGACGGTCGCGCTGCTGACCGACATGTCGACCCCGCTCGGCCTCACGGCCGGCAACGCCCTGGAGGTCCGCGAGTCGGTCGAGGTCCTCGCCGGCGGCGGCCCCGCCGACGTGGTCGAGCTGACCATCGCCCTTGCCCGCGAGATGCTCGACGCGGCCGGCGTGAAGGACGCGGACCCCGCGAAGGCGCTGGCCGACGGCTCGGCGATGGACGTCTGGCGCCGCATGATCGCGGCCCAGGGCGGCGACCCGGACGCCCCGCTCCCCACCTCCCGCGAACAGCACGTCGTCAAGGCCCCGTCCGCCGGCGTCCTGACCCGCCTCGACGCCTACGACATCGGCATCGCCGCCTGGCGTCTCGGCGCGGGCCGCGCCCGCAAGGAGGACCCGGTGCAGGCGGCGGCGGGCGTCGAGATGCACGCCAAGCCGGGCGACACGGTCACCAAGGGTCAGCCCCTCCTGACCCTCCACACGGACACCCCCGAGCGCTTCGAGTACGCCCTGGAGGCGGTCCGCGGCTCCTTCGACATCGCCGCCCCCGGCACGGACTTCACCCCGTCCCCGGTGGTGCTGGAACGTATCGCCTGACCTGCGGTTTCCCCTTTCGGGTGAACGGGACCGGTGGACCACCACCGGTCCCGTTCGGCATGCTGGGATCGGTGACGCACCGATAGGAGACCGCCATGAGCGCACTCACCGTCAGCCACGACCCCGAGCAGGGCTGGGACGACCTGGTCCGCTTCTGGGAGGAGATGGAATGGCCTGAGGGCAGCAAGGTGGAGATCATCGAGGGGATCGTCACCGTGTCACCTGCTCCCGCGACCCGCCACAACGTGATCGCGGCTCGCATCCAGCGTCGCCTGTACTCCGTGATCCCCGAGGACTGGGAGATCTTCCAGACGCAGGCCATCGCCGTACCCTCACGGCTGGGCATGCTCATCCCGGACCTGCTGGTGACGCCGGTGCAGGAATGCGCGGAGACGGATTCGCACATCCCTGCCGCCCTCGCAGAACTCGTCGTCGAGGTGACCTCGAAGTCGAACGCCCGCCACGACCGCGTCAGCAAGCCCGCCGCCTACGCGACGGCCGGTATCCCGCTCTACCTCCTCGTCGACCGCTGGGCCCCTGGCGGCCCCACCGTCACGCTCTACGGCGAGCCGAAGGGGGACGTCTAC includes:
- a CDS encoding BMP family ABC transporter substrate-binding protein, whose amino-acid sequence is MRRVSRIAVAGAATASLALALSACGGTSTESGSSSDSDKGLAIAYDVGGKGDQSFNDAAYAGLEQAKKEFKYETADIEPTEGETDADKQQRLESLAKQGYNPVVGVGYAYAAAVKGAAEKYPDTTFGIVDDSTVQAKNVADLVFSEEQASYLAGVAAAKSTKSKVVGFVGGVDIPLIHKFQAGFEQGVKDTDPKVKVLSQYLTQTAEEGGFSSPDKGKTAAEGQIEKKADVVYAAAGLSGQGVIEAAAANKVWAIGVDSDQYKQEALAKYKDSILTSAMKDVAKAVYNLAKSVEDGKPQTGIVRGDLKSGEVSLSNSNPKFAGDAEVQEAVETAKEKIVSGEIKVKSS
- a CDS encoding ABC transporter ATP-binding protein, translated to MNASSSPPAGAAVNGQATAVELAGITKRFPGVVANHDIHLTVRKGTVHALVGENGAGKSTLMKILYGMQKPDEGTIAIDGEQVSFSSPADAIARGIGMVHQHFMLADNLTVLENVVLGSEKLYGIGGKARRKIKEISERYGLDVKPDLLVEELGVAARQRVEILKVLYRGARTLILDEPTAVLVPQEVDALFANLRELKAEGLSVIFISHKLGEVLSVADDITVIRRGTTVGTAVPSEITPRQLAEMMVGSELPTPETAESTVTDRPVLTVDKLRLAAPGGKAILDDISFTIHAGEVLGIAGVEGNGQTELVDALIGLRHADSGTITLEGEEITAWATRKRREQGIGYIPEDRHRHGLLLEAPLWENRILGHVTERPNAKGVWLDPKAAQDDTRRIVTEYDVRTPGIDVTAASLSGGNQQKLIVGREMSHHPKFLIAAHPTRGVDVGAQAAIWDHIREARREGLAVLLISADLDELIGLSDTLRVIYNGRLVADADPATITPEELGSAMTGAATGHLEHEETPETPGLRTSGESPEDEAR
- a CDS encoding ABC transporter permease, whose product is MKKFDKERVLLAVAGPVIALAVAFALSAIVLIASGKNPVEPFAVMFEQATFSDIQVRILNQATLYYIAALAVAIGFRMNLFNIGVDGQYQLAAMMAAIVGAHANLPAALQVPLLLLTALLTGAFWSGIAGVLKVTRGVSEVVATIMLNAIATSVIAYLWLPDVFGVKVGNNNTTGEMHSSGWIPGIDLGKSGEIYGLVVLAVLLGIGYWVVLNRTRFGFDLRASGASETAAAASGVDPKRMVLTAMLISGAIAGLAGLPILMGDTHTYSLNFPTGIGFLGIGIALLGRNSPVGIAFAALLWAWLDKASPELDFHGYDKEIAVIMQGLIVLSVVVSYEAVREWGLRRQQRRVGAELAAGHVLGADNNTKEAAGR
- a CDS encoding ABC transporter permease; the encoded protein is MTTATDVNQPTLQPTAPAGRRMSWPVLLLVIAGALALTSLVRIITGADGITNVSQMSTALQLAVPIGLAGLGGLWAERAGVVNIGLEGMMILGTWFGAWAGFQWGPWTGVLVGIIGGCLGGLLHAFVTVTFNVNHIVSGVAINILALGATRYLAPLAFVGHQGGSAKQSPAVEPLGHFTVPGLSDALRDLNDKGWFLISDIAGLLGGLVTNVSWLTLIAVALVPATWWILWRTAFGLRLRSCGENPVAAESLGVNVHKYKYLAVIISGGLAGLGGAFLSIVANPFYLEGQVSGRGFIGLAAMIFGNWMPGGLALGAGLFGYTDSLNLRGGSENVHALLLLGAILLLVGAIWLAIRKKYVHAVITLVVGALVFAWYAGTNEVPNQVVSATPYVITLVVLALSAQRLRMPKADGLPYRKGQGK
- a CDS encoding cytidine deaminase, encoding MTVDWDALRELAREAMSHAYAPYSGYPVGVAALVDDGRTVSGCNVENASYGLGLCAECGLVSELQRTGGGRLTHFTCVDGKGDILVPCGRCRQLLYEFGGPDLLLETPEGILRLSQMLPQAFGPDHLTK
- a CDS encoding thymidine phosphorylase is translated as MDVISVIRTKRDRGELSDEQIDWVIDAYTRGEVADEQMSALAMAILLNGMNRREIARWTAAMIASGERMDFSSLSRPTADKHSTGGVGDKITLPLAPLVAACGAAVPQLSGRGLGHTGGTLDKLESIPGWRALLSNEEMLSVLDSTGAVICAAGDGLAPADKKLYALRDVTGTVEAIPLIASSIMSKKIAEGTGSLVLDVKVGSGAFMKTIEDARELASTMVGLGTDHGVKTVALLTDMSTPLGLTAGNALEVRESVEVLAGGGPADVVELTIALAREMLDAAGVKDADPAKALADGSAMDVWRRMIAAQGGDPDAPLPTSREQHVVKAPSAGVLTRLDAYDIGIAAWRLGAGRARKEDPVQAAAGVEMHAKPGDTVTKGQPLLTLHTDTPERFEYALEAVRGSFDIAAPGTDFTPSPVVLERIA
- a CDS encoding Uma2 family endonuclease — protein: MSALTVSHDPEQGWDDLVRFWEEMEWPEGSKVEIIEGIVTVSPAPATRHNVIAARIQRRLYSVIPEDWEIFQTQAIAVPSRLGMLIPDLLVTPVQECAETDSHIPAALAELVVEVTSKSNARHDRVSKPAAYATAGIPLYLLVDRWAPGGPTVTLYGEPKGDVYRVLSAVKFGDPIKLPEPFDLTLDTGEFPTN